In Ignavibacteria bacterium, the sequence CCGTGTACCGCGCCTGCAGCGCCGCCTTCTGACTGCATTTCCTGTACTGTCGGAACTATTCCCCACATATTGGGCTTATTTTCAGATGCCCACTGGTCGCAAAGCTCACCCATATTTGATGATGGTGTTATGGGGTAGATTGCGCAGACTTCGTTTAAGTTATAGGCAACATATGCTGTTGCTTCATTTCCGTCAATTGTTACTTTTTTGCGTTCCATTCGTTTTTTACGTTTAAATCATATTTTTACTATTCAAAATTAACACTATTAGTCATTATTAAATATGATTTCAGTCATATTTATGAATGCTTTTTGTTAGGAATTAATTTGTTATAATTATTTATAATAATTATAGCTTTTTACCAATTATTGGAGTTGTCTCCAATCAACTTATCATCCGCCCAAACATTTCCCTTAAATCTCTCCATTTTTCCGCGTATTTTTGTTATTCTATGCAAACCACAATCACAAACGACTCTAAAATCGCGGCGGATTTCATCAAATCAGGCGAAGTTGCCGCATTCCCCACTGAGACCGTTTACGGGCTGGGCGCAGATGCGTATAATGAAAAAGCTGTGCGGAAAATATTCAAAGCCAAAGGCAGGCCCGCTGATAATCCATTGATTGTGCACGTTGACAAAAAGAAAGATATTTCAGTTCTCGCAAAGGAAATTACGCCTTCGGCAAAAAAGATAATCAGCAAATTTTTCCCGGGTCCCGTTACAGTAATTCTCAAAAAAAATGAGATAGTGCCTGATGTTGTAACTGCTGGACTTGATACCATTGCAATCAGAATGCCCGCATCAAAAATAGCGCGTGAGCTTATCAGGTTAAGCGGAGTGCCAATAGCCGCGCCAAGCGCGAACCTTTCAGGTTCACCCTCGCCTACAAATTTTTTGCATGTGTTAAGGGATATGAAGGGGAAAATTCCCTGCCTGCTTATAGGTCCCGCTGCTAAATACGGACTCGAATCCACTGTAATTGACTGTACCGGGAAATTCCCTGTAATACTGAGACCCGGCAGTGTTACATTAGAGCAAATCAAAAAGCTTGATAAAAATGCGGTCTATCAAAAAAATGCGCGTAAGATAAAAAGTCCGGGGCAGAAGTATCGTCACTACTCTCCAAAAGCAAAAGTAAAGTTCGTCAAACGTGAAACGTCAAATGTGAAACGTTCAAAAGAAGCTTATATTGGATTGAATAAAAAATTTGCAAAGGGATTTGAAACCGTAAAAGTGTGCAGATCTGTTGAGGATTACGCGAAGAATTTATTTTCATTCTTCAGGCAGTGTGATGAGCTGGGAATTAAAACCATCTATTGCGAAAAGATACCTGAAAAGGGGATAGGGACTGCTGTAATGAACAGGCTGAATAAAGCAATTATCAATTAGCAATGTGCAATTAACAATTAATATTATATTACTTTTTAAATTGACTATTGCTTATTGTTCATTGTTAATTGTTAATTGTTAATTATCGTTGTACCATCTTCTTATCACAAATCTTGAGCCCTGCGAAGAATTATAATCATTCACCGGAGTCCTTGAGCTCATTAAATCACTTAATGTTTCAACCAGGTCAAGCTTTAAAACCCCGCCTTTTGAAAGGCTGCTTTGTATAGAGGTCTTTTCATCATATACATAAATTACGTGACCGTTCCATACTATCATATCCAAAGGTTTGCATTTAGCGGCAATTTCTTCTGCAGTTAGTCCTTCAATTTCTACAGGTGTGCCGTAATCAACAAGCTTACTTGTATTCCTTGGTGTAAATCCGTTGGTCGCTTCATACATCAGCCCTGAGCAGTCACACCCCGTAAGCATCCATTCATTTTTTACCCCGTCAGAAATTTCACCTTTAGGCTGGTACAGCTCAATTAGCTTTTGTATTCCGTCATTATAATTACCGCCCCAGCAGTAGCGGTTTCCAACAGCCTTATCAAGTAATTTGTAAATATCTTCTTTTTTCGGCAGCGCAACAAATCTTTCACCCGGCCTGGATTTTTTAAGCTCAACAAAACGGCTGTCTATATATAGATCAGTTCCGTATTCGTATTCCTTACACTCCACTTTAAATATTTTATATGAACCGTGGTCAAACTCACCCAGCAGCTCAAACACTGTTCCTGGCAGAGCTATGAATTCCATTTCACGGATCAAGCCTGAATTATCCGTCTTAACGGTTCTACCGTCACTACCACCGAAAACGGCTTCGAAATCAGGTGAATTAAGCACGGGCGTTGGTCCTGTAGCAACAGCATAATAAAAATCCTGAGAAATTACGCTCAAAGTAGTCATTAGTACTATTATAGTAATTAAAATTGTTTTGGATGAAGTTGGTATTATTTTCATTGCCGCAAAATATTGAAATTTTATCACTTTTTAAACATAGTTAATATAAATTTTAATCATTTCATGGCTTAAAAGTTTCATATTTTATGAAAAACTGACCCCTTTAAAATTAGTAATTTTATTACTATTTTTGTGATTATTCTAAAAAATTTCATTCTCAAACAGGAGGAACATAAATGTCAGTTGACGTAGAAGCTCAGATAAAAGACGCAATAGTTGAAAAATTAGGTGTAGAAGAATCAAAAGTAACACCAAACGCATCATTTATCAATGATCTTGGCGCTGATTCA encodes:
- a CDS encoding threonylcarbamoyl-AMP synthase, which translates into the protein MQTTITNDSKIAADFIKSGEVAAFPTETVYGLGADAYNEKAVRKIFKAKGRPADNPLIVHVDKKKDISVLAKEITPSAKKIISKFFPGPVTVILKKNEIVPDVVTAGLDTIAIRMPASKIARELIRLSGVPIAAPSANLSGSPSPTNFLHVLRDMKGKIPCLLIGPAAKYGLESTVIDCTGKFPVILRPGSVTLEQIKKLDKNAVYQKNARKIKSPGQKYRHYSPKAKVKFVKRETSNVKRSKEAYIGLNKKFAKGFETVKVCRSVEDYAKNLFSFFRQCDELGIKTIYCEKIPEKGIGTAVMNRLNKAIIN
- a CDS encoding peptidoglycan endopeptidase; the protein is MKIIPTSSKTILITIIVLMTTLSVISQDFYYAVATGPTPVLNSPDFEAVFGGSDGRTVKTDNSGLIREMEFIALPGTVFELLGEFDHGSYKIFKVECKEYEYGTDLYIDSRFVELKKSRPGERFVALPKKEDIYKLLDKAVGNRYCWGGNYNDGIQKLIELYQPKGEISDGVKNEWMLTGCDCSGLMYEATNGFTPRNTSKLVDYGTPVEIEGLTAEEIAAKCKPLDMIVWNGHVIYVYDEKTSIQSSLSKGGVLKLDLVETLSDLMSSRTPVNDYNSSQGSRFVIRRWYNDN